The Nisaea sp. DNA window ACAGGACCCGGCGTTCCGGGTCTATATGCAGAACTCCGTGCCGCCGAAAGCCGCTTACGAGACCCGAGACGGCCGCTGGATCGGCGAGCCGGTCTGGCCCAGCCCTAATGTCGAGATCAAACGCTTCTATCTGCAGGATGGGCGCCTGAAAGACATTCCCGGCGATAAAGTCGAAACCCCGATCCGCTCGCCCGAGACGGTCGGTCAGGCCGGCGGCGAATACTGCATGATCTGGCTCGGCCCGGAAGGGCCGACGGATCAGCGCGTGGACGATGCGGGCTCCGTCTGCTTTGAGACAACGGCTCTTGCCGCGCGTATGGAGATACTTGGCGCGCCGGTACTCGATCTGGAGATTGCATCGGACAAGCCGGTCGCGCACCTGATCGCCCGGCTCAACGATATCGCGCCGGACGGATCGGCGACCCGGATCACCTACGGCATCCTCAACCTGACCCACAGGGACAGCCATGAGCATCCGGAAACGCTTTCGCCCGGCAAACGCTACCGTGTGAGCCTGCGGCTGGACGATATCGCCTATGCCGTGCCTCCGGGCCACCGGGTACGGGTCGCCCTGTCGACCAACTACTGGCCGATGATCTGGCCCGCACCGGAAGCCGCCACGATCACCCTCCAGGAGGGCACAAGCAGCCTCTCTCTGCCCCTGCGCCCCACGGACGGGACGGATGCCCCCTATGAGCCCTTTGCCGAGGCTGAGGCGGCTCCCCCGCTGCAGAAGGATATCCTGCGGCCCGCAACGAACACGCGGACGATCACGACCGACGCGGAAACCGGCCTTCAGAAGATCGCGATTTTCGATGATTTCGGTAGCGACCGGATTGTCGAGATCGACCTGACGACGGACCATGTCGCCCGGGAGACCTATTCAATCCAGCCGGGCGACCCGCTCAGCGCCCGAATGGAGACCCACTGGAGCCAGGGCCTGTCCCGAGGCGACTGGAATGTCAGCACGGAGACCTATTGCACGCTGACCGGCGATGCGACCCGTTTCCATGTCACCGGACGGATCGAGGCATACGAGTCGGGGGCGCTAATCTTCGAGAAAGATTTCGAAGAGTCGATCCCACGCAACATGCTCTGAACCCGGCGTCGCCTATTCTGCGGGCGCAACCCGGATATCCTGAAAGAAGCTCGTGCTGAGCATCCGCAGACGGCGGCTGAGCGCACTCATGGCATCGGCCGTCGCATCAACCTCGCGCGCCGCGTCCTCGCTCTGCACCGTCGCTTCCGCGAGGCTGGCGATACCGGAATTGACTTCGTTACTTGCCGCCGCCGCGCCGTCGGCACTGCTCGCGATCTCCCGCGTTGCTTCGGTTTGCGCGGTCATGGCGGAAACCGCGTCCTGGGTATTCCGATCAATCGACGCGACGCTTTCGATCGCCTCACCAATGGCGGACACCGCGGCATCGATGACGGATCGCATTTCGGCAACCTGACGCGAAATCTGCAAAGCCGCGTCTTCGGTCTGCCCTGCGAGCGATTTGACCTCACCGGCGACAACCGCGAAACCGCGCCCCATCTCACCGGCCCGTGCCGCCTCGATTGTCGCGTTCATGGCCAGCAGGTTTGTCTGATGGGCAACCGTGCTGATGATATCGGCAAAGCCGCCGACTTCACCGGCCAGCGTTGTCAGCTGCCCGACAGTAGCCGTCGTGCTCTCGGCACGCTGGGACGCCAAAGCGGAAGATTCAGCCGCGGCACGGATAACCAGCCCGAGATCCGATATCGACCGGTCGAGAGAGGCCGCAGCCTCCGACACACCGCCTGCACCGGCAGCCGCCGTAATTGACGCCGAGCGGGCTTTCTCCGCGCTGCCGGCAGCTCCGGAAACCGAGTCCTTCATCGTTCGCGTGACGTCCTCCATCCGCTGCGTCGCCCCGGCGACTTCGGTGAGGATCAGACCGATCTCCTTCTCGAAGGATTTCAGGATCTGCTCCCGGCGGTCGACTTCCTCTGCCTGTGCGTTGTGCGCCGCACTTGTCCGCTCCTGCAGCAAGGCGTTTTCTTTCAGTACCGACTGGAACTGGCCCACACGGCGCGCGATCGTGCCTATCTCGTCCTTGCGTTCAAGTTAGGGAACCGTCACCTGCTCGATCGAGGCAACGGCCCGGATCGCTTGCGTCACCCGTTCAAGCGGCCGCGTAACGATGATTCGGCTTGACGCATAGGCCGCCGCAATGGCGAGCAGAGTGCCCACACCGGCCAGGATTGCGAGCAGGGCTCTGGCCTGGCTTTCAAAAACATTCAGTTCGCTCTCTTTCGCCAGGATCTTTTCGTTTTCCTGCACGATCGCGTTGCGGACCTGCTCCGCCGCCAGCGCCTCGTCCACCAACTCGCCCTTAACGATTGCCAGACGTTGCTCGAGACTGGCCGTGTTAAAGAGGTCCGCGATTTTCCGATTGGCCGCGTCGGCGGTCACGCCGGGGATCGTCAGCTCGGTCACAGCGTCCGCATATTCACCGCCCTCGAACACCCCGAATGAGATGGCCGCACCGCCATCCACATCTTCAACAATGAAGTTCGCCGCTTTCTGAAGGTCCCGACGCTGTCCGCGCTTCTTGTAGCGCGCGACGATAGCGTCCCGGCCGGAATGCACGGTCTCAGCAGCACCATTCTCGACAGCCCAGTTCTTCAACTCCGCCGACGGATTCACTTCAAGGCGCTTCGGGATCTCAAAATAGCTCTGCTGCAGGGTCATCACCTGGGCGCGGAGATCCTGGTTCATTGCCCGAAGCAAGGCCGCCCGCTGGTCTTCCCTCTCGGCAACCATCGACACAATGATGTAGATGGCGACGAGCAAGCCGGCGAAAACCAGGGCCGTCATCACGGCAGCCGACAGGACCAGTTTCGTGCTGATGCGGGAGCCGAGGCCTGAGGATGGCGCCCGCTGTTCCGTCTCCGAACCGATGTGCTGTTGTTCAAAAACAATGTCCGACATGACTATCTCTTGCGCCCGAATACGGATCATGACGGCGGTATACCGTCATGGACATTTTACGCTTGAGGGTTAGTTCCAGCCGAAACCGAGAGCAAATGACCGTTTGATGTAAAAAACAGCCAATTTCCGGCTGATTTACATAAAAATGACAATAAAAAACCCCGCCGAAGCGGGGTTTTTCGAAACATTTTATGTTCGTTTACTGGAGCCGGGCGGGAAGGTCCGCGACCGCGCTCTTGACGATCTTTTCGTTGACCTCGGGTGTCATTTTCTCGGCCAGCAGGTTACCGGTCGCAGCCATGGCCAATTCAACGGCCTGGTTGCGAACATCCTGAAGAGCCTGAGCTTCGGCCCGCGCGATTTTCTCGGCGGCCTGTTCTTCACGGCGTTTCAGGGATTCGGTGAGATGCTGCTTCGCTTCCTTGCGGATGCGGGCGGCTTCTTCCTTGGCGTGACCGACAATCTCTTCTGCTTCCTTCAGCGCATCGCGCTGAAGACGCTGATAGTTCGCCAGAGCGGCCTGCGCTTCTTCACGCAGGGCTTCGGCTTCCTTCAGCTGGGCACCGATGGCTGCGGACTTTTCGTCCAGCATGCCGCCAACCTTCGAGACGATCGGCTTGATCGTGGCAACGACGAAGATAATGAAGGCAACCGCGACCCAGCCTGTAGCGCCCAGGCCCAGCAATGTTGGATCATGTTCCATCACTTCGTCTCCATGGCCAGTGCAACCGCCTTCTTGAGGTCAGTCTTGGTCACCTTGACGCCGATGAGCTTGGCAACCGCATCACCTGCAACCTCGCTCACCACGTCTTTGACGTTCGCGAGTGCTTCGGTGCGGGCTTCATCGATCCGGGCTTCGGCTTCCTTGACCTGCTTGGCTGCGACGGCATCGGCTTCCGCCTCTGCTTTCGCATTCTTGCCGGCAGCCTCGTCCTTGGTCTTGCCGATCAGCTTCTGGGCAGAGCCACGGGCATCCGCCAGAGCCTTCTCGTAGTTGGCCTGAACCTCTTCAGCATCCGCCTTGAGCTTCCCGGCCTTATCGAGATCTTCAGCAATCCGGCTATGCCGTTCTTCCAGCACATATTCGATGCGCGGGATGGCAACCTTCGACATCGCGATATAGAGCACGATGAACGTAACAAAGAGCCAGAAGATCTGGGTCGGAAACGTGCCGACATCGAGCTGCGGCAAGGTACCGCCGCCGCCACTTTCGCTGGCAGCCATGGCTCCCTTGGCAATAAGCGCAAAAGCGCCAGTGCCACCGAGCACAGCCGAAAATCTGAGCAAGCGCTTCATACCGCTGTCCAATTCCGTTCCAGTATTCTCATTTAAACCGGAGAGAGCCGGACCGCACATGCGGCCGGCGGCTCTCACTCGAACCGGTCTTACGAGAACAGGATCAGGAACGCGATCAGCAGCGCGAAGAGCGCCACGGCTTCGGTCAGGGCGAAGCCCAGAATGCCGATGCCGAAGACTTCGCTACGCGCCGCCGGGTTGCGGGCGATGGAAGCAACGAGGGTGGAGAAGATATTTCCGATGCCAACGCCAACACCCATGAGGGCAATAACAGCGATACCGGCGCCAATCATCTTCGCGGCTTCAACGTCCATGTTCAAATCCTTCCTTTGGATCAGGTAGTGCACATATCAGGCCGGAGATCCGGCCCGGTTTCTGGTTCCCTCAGGCCTCAATGCAGATGGATCGCATCATGCAGGTAGAGGCAGGTGAGAATGGTGAAAACATAGGCCTGGAGCACCGCCACCAGGATTTCGAAGGCGGTCAGTGCCACAATCAGGGCAAGGGGCGCAACCCCAAAGACGCCGAGTGCGACGACAAAGCCGCCAAACACCTTCAGCATCGTGTGACCGGCCATCATGTTCGCGAACAGACGAACAGAGAGACTGACCGGACGAACAAAATAGGAAATCACCTCAATCGGGATCAACAGCGGCGCCATGTAGACAGGCGCGCCGGACGGAAAGAAGAAGGTGAAAAATTTCAGGCCATGGCGGGCCAGTGCGATCAGCGTCACGCCGATGAATACAACGAAGGCCATGGCGAAAGTGACGATGATCTGGCTGGTCGGCGTATAGTGGATTTCCGGAATCGGAACCATGCCGAACAGATTACTGAACAGGATGAACATGAAGAGTGAGAAGATGAAGGGGAAGTACTTGCGTCCTTCGCTCCCGACATTCTCTTTCACCATGTTGGCGACGAACTCGTAGGAGAGCTCAGCCATCAGTTGCCAACGTCCCGGAACCAGCTTCCGGCCGCTCATCGATACGGTCAGGAACGCGACGATACCGACAATCGCGACGACCATCATGGCAGCGGAATTGGTAAAGGAGAGATCGACTCCGCCGACCTCGATCTGGGGGCCGTAAGATTTCAGCTCAAACTGTGCGACCGGTGATGCCACGCTTCGTTCCCCTATTCGTCGCCGGCCCGATCATCGGGCCGTTTATCTGTCGGAGACCGGCGGTAACCCATCTGCAATCCTTCCCCAGTCGCAGCGCGATAGACATTCATCATGCCGCCGGCAGCGCCCAGAAAGAAGAACAGTATGAGCAGCCAGGGACCGGTCCCAAGCCATCTGTCCAAGAGATATCCGATACCGGCACCAACACCGACCCCGGCAACCAGCTCCACTCCGATCCGCATCGCCATTCCGAGACCCTCGGAAGCCATGGGACCGCGACCGCCTTTCGGACCGCTCTCACTTTTATCCTCGCCACGTGCTCGCCTTAATCTGGTTTCCAGATCGTCGAGTGAGGGAGGATCGCTAGGTTTATCACCTGTCATGGAGCGAGCCCGATTGGCCGAAGCCAGTTGATGTATCCCACCTCCGCCAGCCAAGGCCTGCGAAAGCGCCGCAAACATACGGAGGGGTCCTTTCGCTGTCAAGACGGAAGCCGCACTGCGAAAACACGCCTAATATACTGATCTATATGTATTTTTAGAAAGACGCGTGCAATGCGGCTCTCTAAACGACGTCGCGAAGCTCCACCGCGCCCGCCAAATCGACCGAAACAAGCTGGCTGACGCCCCTCTCGGCCATCGTCACACCGAACAGCCGATCCATCCGTGCCATGGTCAGGCGATGGTGGGTAATGACCAAAAAGCGGGTGCCCGTGGTCTTGCTGATTTCCTGCAGCAGCGTGCAGAAGCGGTCGACGTTCGTATCGTCCAGCGGCGCATCGACCTCGTCGAGCACGCAGATCGGCGACGGATTTGTAAGGAACGCGGCGAAAACCAGCGCCACCGCGGTCAGGGCCTGCTCGCCGCCGGACAACAGCGACATGACCTGCATCTTCTTGCCCGGCGGGCTGGCCATGATTTCCAATCCGGCATCCAGCGGATCGTCATCCTCGACCATCTTCAGATGCGCCTGCCCGCCACCGAACAGCCGGCTGAACAGATCCTTGAAATGCGCATTTACCCGCTCGAATGATTCGAGCAACCGTTCCCGGCCTTCCCGGTTCAGGGTCTGAATCGCGCCGCGCAGCCGGGAGATCGCCTGGATCAGATCGTCCCGCTCGCTCTCCATGCCGGCGATTCTCTGCTCCAGCTCCTCGACTTCCTGCTCCGCCCGCAGGTTCACAGCCCCGATCCGCTCCCGCTCCCGGGTGAGCCTCTCCAGCCGGTTGCTGACTTCGTCCGCATCCGGCAACGGGCCTTCGGGATCAATCCCGGCTTTCGCCAGGATCTCGTCCGGGCGGCATTTCAGTCGCTCGGCGATTCTCTCGCGCAAGGCATTGGTCGCCTGATTGACCTGCTCCAGCGCGCCTTCAGCCCGGATATGTGTCTCGCGCGCCTCCGCCAGCTCCCGTTCCGCCTGACGCGCAACTTCATCGGCAGTGCGCTGGCGCGTCTCGGCTTCGCTCAGCACGTCCGACGCCTGCTGACGCCTGGCCTCCGACTGGGTGATCTGATCGATCAGCGCCTTGCGCTGGGTCTCGATTTCCGCAGGGCGTGCTTCCAGCCGGGCAATATCCGTCCGTTCCGCAATCTGCCGCTCGGTCAGCTCTTCCTTGCGCGATGCGGCCCGTTCGTTCCGGTCCGACCAGGAGCGCAGCTCGCCCTCGATGGCGGACAGCCGGGTCCGCCGGACTTCCGCCTCCCGCACCAGATGATCATGAGCGCTTCGGGCTTCCGCCAGTGCGTTGCGCTTGTCCGCCAGCTCCTGCCGTAGCGCGGCGCTCTCGGCCCGCAGGGTCGCGACATCATCAAGCTCGACCTCTGCCGCCTCGGCGGACACAAGCTGGCCCTCGGCCTCCTCGATCTCGTCCTCGTACCGCACCTTGGTATCGTCGATGGCGGAGAGCTTCGAATCGATCTCAGCGAGCAAAGCCGCCAGCTTTGAGCGCCGGGTCCGCGCCGTTTCACTTTCGCTGAAGGCCGAGCGCATCGCTTCGCGCGCCGCCTTTTCAGCATCCACGGCTTCCCGCTGCGAGGTTCGGGCCGCGTCGAATCGCTCGCTCGCCTCCGCCCGGTTCTTCTCCACCGCCGAGATTTCAGACTGCAGGGCCCCCAACCGGTTCCGCTGCTGCAGCCGGATCGCGGCACTGCTCGGCGCCCCGGGAGCGACAACAAAGCCGTCCCAGCGGCAGAGCCCGCCATCTCTGCTGACCAGGCGCTGGCCGTCCCTCAGGGCGGGTTGCAGCGCCTGCGCAGTCTCGAAGTCCGCGACCACGCCGGTTGCCGCAAGACGGCGCGCCAGAGCGGCCGGTCCTTGCACACGCGTTGCGAGGGGCTCGACACTGTCCGGCAGGGAGCTTCCGGAATCGGCTCCAGGCTTTCCGCTCCAGTAGCGCACATGATCGCCGCCCGATTCGGACAGCGGTGCCGTCAGATCGTCGCCAAGCGCGGCACCGAGCGCGGTCTCGTAGCCCGGCTCGGCAGAAACGGAATCGAGAATCGGCGCCGCATCACCATCTTCGCCGTCACCGGACAGCAATTGTTCGAGTGCACCGGCCTCCGCCGTCAGCTTCGCCAATCCGGCTTCAACGTGCTGCAAGGCCTCGCGGGCAGCACCCTCAGCTTCCGATGCGGCCTCCCGGGCAGCTTCAGAGCCGTCAGCGGCCGAACGCGCCGCTTCAAGCGCGGCCTCAGCCTCCGTTACGGCCAGCTCCGCCGCCTCGACTTCTCCCGGACCGGCCGCCGATTCCTGCAACCGCTTCCGATTATCCTCAAGCCCTGCAATCTGCCGCGTGAGTCGCTCTATCTGCTCCCGCGCCATCCGGGCCTGGCGTTGCAGGCTGGCCCGCCGCGCCTCGGTCGTCGCGATATGTTCCGTCATCCCTGAAAGCTTAACTTCCAGCGCATCGGCGGCACGGTTGATCTCGGTCAGAGCCTCGCTGGCCTTGGCCTGCGCTTCCGCCTCGCCCTCGCGAGCCGTGGCGATCCCGGCATGTTCGCCCTTCAGCCGTTCCAGTGCCTCTTCCGCATCGGCGGACAGGAGCTGCTCGCGCTCAAGATCGTCGGCGATCTGGCGCAGGCGCAGTTCAGCCTCGCTCTTCGCGGTGACAATGCGGCGTTCTTCATTATCGAGTTCAGCCCGCGCCAGGGTCAGGCGCTGCAATTCGGCCGCCGCCTTTGCCTCATCCTCGCGCAGCGACGGCAGGCTGGCCGCTGTCTCGGTCTGGATGGTGCTCGCCTCAGCCGCCTTGCGGGTCGCCGCCGCCACAGCGTCACCCGCTTCGGCCACCGCCTTCCCGGCGACAGCGCGCTCTTCCCTGGTCGCTTCCCAGCGCCGGTGCAGCAGCACCGATTCGGCCGAGCGCATCTGCTCGGCGACAGTGCGGTAGCGCTGAGCCTGCTTGGCCTGCTGACGCAGCCCGTGCAACTGGCCTTCCAGCGCTTTCAGGACATCCTCAAGCCGTTCGAGATTGGTCTCCGCCGCCCGCAGGCGCAGCTCAGCCTCCCGCCGGCGGGCATAAAGGCCACGGATATTCGCCGCCTCTTCCAGGAGGATGCGGCGTTCCGACGGTTTCGCGTTGATGATGGCGCCGATCCGGCCCTGACTGACCAGCCCGGCGGAGCGGGCGCCGGTACCGGCATCGGCGAAGAGAAGCTGCACATCGCGGGCCCGCACTTCCCGGCCATTGACCCGGTAGGCGGAACCCTTGTTGCGTTCGATGCGCCGGATCACTTCCAGCTCCGGCGCATCGTTGAGGGCGGCGGGTGCCTTGCGGTCCTCGTTATTCACCAGCAGACCGACTTCGGCGAGATTGCGCGCCGGGCGGCCGGTCGTGCCGCCGAAGATAACGTCGTCCATCTCCCCGCCGCGCATCTGCTTGGCGGAGGTCTCTCCCATCACCCATCTCAGGGCCTCGACGAGATTCGACTTGCCGCAGCCATTCGGCCCGACAACCCCCGTCATGCCCTCCTCGATCAACAGTTCGGTCGGATCGACGAAGGACTTGAAGCCTGAAAGACGCAGCTTAGAAAGATGCAACCGTTAGACGCTCCTTACCCAGCCCCAGCATGTTGCGGAGAGCGCCCTAGAGCGCGTCCGCAATCGCCTCCTCGAAGGACTCAAAGCTGAACACATCGTCCAGCTTGCGTCCATTCATGAGGAAAGACGGGGTCGACTTGATGTCGTGATCCTTGGTCGCAGCGAGACGCTCGTTCAGGATGTAATCCAGCAACTTCTCGTCGGTCATGCATTCCTCCACACGCGCTTCGGAAAGCCCGGCGAGCCTGCCCAGCTTGACCAGTTCGGTGAACGGATTGTCGCCGCGCGCCCAATCGGCCTGCTTCTTCATCAGCAGATCGACCATGGCGACATAGCGTTTGCCGTCGAGGCAGCGGGCCATGGCGGATGCACGCAGCGCCCACTGGTCTAGCGGGAAATCCTTGAACTCGATCTTCACCTTGCCGGTATCGACATAGGCTTCCTTCAGCTTCGGAAGTACTTCGGTGTGGAATCGGGCGCAGTGCGGGCAGGTCATTGAGAAATACTCAACGATGGAAACCTTCGCATCCGGATCGCCGATCACCCGCGGAGCTTTCGCCGCCTCCATGTCCACTCCGGCAGCCAGTGCCTGCAGCGGCAGCCCGGCAGTGAAGGGCGCAATCAACCCAAGACCCAACACAAGATTTAGCGTTCTACGGCGCACTATTGGCCTCCTGTTACAATATGTTGAATATTAATGCGGCTTATCCCAGTCCGCAACAATGTGACCGCACGATGCGGTTTTCCGCCCTGTGGGCGCCCTGACCGGACACTTTGCAGGCCAATCATGTCAGGAATTAGTCCGTTTCCTGGAAACCCCTTTGGCACCGGCAGCAACCACCGCCTTGCCGAGATCCTCCAGCGCCTGCCGCAGATCGTTCCTCTCGACCCCGGCGACGCTGTCTGTGACCTGTTTGACCTCTTCCGGTTTCAACGGCCGCAGCTTCGGCCGCAGGCTCTCGCGCCGTTTCGGCAGCGGGCCCTGCTTCAGGGCAATACGCGCAATGGCGCTGTAGCCGAAAACCATATTGATGCGTTCGATCAGAACCGGGATCTGATGCTGGATTTCCAGCGCCGCCGCCCCGGCAACACGCAGATGCAGCGTACCGCCGCCCGTGGCGCCTCTGGCGAAAACCATCTTTTCGGGGGCGCATTGCAGTGAGAGCACCTCACCGACGATAGCCGGCCAATCGCTGATAATGCGCGATTCGGCGAAACCGCGGCGGCGCAGCGCCTTGTCACTGAGCGTCGGCGCAACGGCGGCAAGCCGCGCAAGGCCGCCGATACGGCGGCGCCACGTTGACGGTTGTAATGTTTTGTCTGCTGCCGTCTTCTCGGACATTGCCGCGCTCCCCATGCACACTAATGTAAGGGCTCCCGCGCCTGACCCAACGGAAATAACATACACGTGACCACGCCTGAAATCCTGCCCGGCCTTCTGCTCGACTGGTACGACCGGCACCGCCGCCGTCTGCCCTGGCGCGCCGAGCCGGGAACGCAGGCCGATCCCTACCATGTCTGGCTCAGCGAAATCATGCTGCAGCAGACCACCGTGGTCGTCGTCGGGCCTTATTTCACGCGCTTTCTGGAGCGCTGGCCAAGCGTCATCGCGCTGGCCGATGCGCCGCAGGAAGACGTGCTCGCGGAATGGGCCGGGCTCGGCTACTACGCTCGCGCCCGCAACCTGCATAAATGCGCCGGCGTTGTCCGCGATCTTCATGGCGGCCGTTTCCCCGACACCGAAGACGCCCTGCTGGAGCTGCCGGGAATCGGCACCTACACCGCCGCCGCCGTCGCCGCCATCGCCTTCGGCATCCCGGCAACGCCCGTGGACGGCAATTTCGAGCGGGTGATGGCCCGGATGCATGCGGTAGAGACACCGCTGCCCGATGCCAAACCGGAACTGAAACGCCTCTCCGCCGCGCTCACTCCACAGCAAAGGCCCGGCGACTACGCCCAGGCAGTAATGGATCTCGGTGCCACCATCTGTACCCCGCGCAAACCGAAATGCCTGACCTGCCCGTGGAGCGCCCCCTGCGAAGCCCGCATCGCCGGGATCGCCGAGGAACTGCCGAGAAAGAAAAAGAAACCGCAGAGGCCAACCCGCAAGGGCGTCGCCTTCTGGATCGTCAACGGCCGTGGAGACATCCTGCTCCGAAGACGGCCGCAAAAGGGCCTGCTCGGCGGCATGGTGGAAATCCCGTCAAGCGAATGGCGCGAGGCGGAACACCCGCTGCACCAATCCCTCGCCGAAGCCCCGATCAAGGCGCAATGGACGGAACTGCCGGGCATGGTCCGCCACACCTTCACGCATTTCCATCTGGAGCTGATTGTCTATCGGAGCCGGGCCACAGGGACGCGCCCGCCGGACAGTTTCTGGCATCCGGTGGAGAAGATCGGCGAGGCGGGACTGCCGTCGGTGATGGCGAAGATCGCCAAGCACGCGCTGCGGCATCAGTAGAAGGCCAAGAGCGGCGCTTTCAGGTTTTACTCGTCGTCGCCAGATCCAGCTCGCGGAAAATGACCGCGATATAGTCGAGCTCTTTTTTCATCTCGTCGAGATAGGCCGGATCGGCGGCATCGCCGTTTACGCCCGGGTCCGGGAACCAGTCCCGCCGGTCATTGAAGGCAATCCAGACCTTCCCCTCATCGAAACCAAGGCTCAACTCCCGCACGGTCGGCTTCCGAAGCCGCAGCAGCCGTTCCATCATCGTCGGTGTCAACAGGTAGCGGGCTTCCACCTGATCGGTTGAATAGACAATGAAAGCGCTGTTGAAATCGTCCGACTCAAGCTCAACCCTCTCGCCGATATTCTGGAAGGCACCGGAGAACAGATTGCGGGGATGGAGATCGTTCGGCAGGACAACAGTCCGCCCATGGAACGGCTTGGGGCAATCGGCAACGATCAAACCACCCACGAACCTGTCAGACGCACGAGACCTGCGGAGAGCGCCGGTTAGGTCGAATCCGCCGACTCGGAAAGACGACCTCTTGCGGCGCTTCTTTTCGATCTTCTCCGCCTTGCAAATCTCCGTCCCCACTCCGTCGATCACGCCTTCAATATGATCCGCGATCCGGAAATCCGCCCGTGAGGGCACGAGATAGAGCTGTTCAAATCGCTGAAACGGGAACTTCTGCGCTCTCCGATCATAGAAATATCCGAGATGCTCGAACACGCAGGCCTTGGCCCGCCAGGGTCCATAGTCGGACATCCCTCTCGCCACCAAGAACATCGCCCCGAAACAGGCAAAGCCCCCCAGAATGACGAAAACCGTGAACGCTCCCTCGCCTGGCTGCATTGGCCTTTCTGTGCATTTGCCATTGATGCAGGTCTTTACGGTTCCCGTTGTCCCTGCAGGAACCGGATCATTCTCCACGATGGACGAGAAAAGAAACTTCGACAGAACGAGACAACCGAACAGCACAAGGAGAATTTGGACGATTCTCCGCCGCTTGCGGCGGTCCGTCTGCCATTTTTCAATTTCGGGGCGGATGCGGTTCCATTTCGCATTGAAGGCGTCGCGATCTTCTTCATCGGATGGAGCCACAAATGACCCTGAACCGAAACCAGGAACCGAACCGCTCACGAGCGCATCACCGAATCAACATCCACCGGCTTGCGCCATTCCGGATTATCGATCTCGTAGAAGGGCATCGTCTTCACCCTGGCAAAACCCGCGATCACGCTGCCGGGAAAGATCTCGACCGCATTGTTCAGATCGCTCACGGCTGCGTTGTAATATCGCCGCGCGGCAGA harbors:
- a CDS encoding ATP synthase subunit C family protein, with product MDVEAAKMIGAGIAVIALMGVGVGIGNIFSTLVASIARNPAARSEVFGIGILGFALTEAVALFALLIAFLILFS
- a CDS encoding F0F1 ATP synthase subunit A: MASPVAQFELKSYGPQIEVGGVDLSFTNSAAMMVVAIVGIVAFLTVSMSGRKLVPGRWQLMAELSYEFVANMVKENVGSEGRKYFPFIFSLFMFILFSNLFGMVPIPEIHYTPTSQIIVTFAMAFVVFIGVTLIALARHGLKFFTFFFPSGAPVYMAPLLIPIEVISYFVRPVSLSVRLFANMMAGHTMLKVFGGFVVALGVFGVAPLALIVALTAFEILVAVLQAYVFTILTCLYLHDAIHLH
- a CDS encoding CocE/NonD family hydrolase, with translation MQTVGQFPHAVREIENCWITLSDGCRVAARIWLPEGAESAPVPAILEYLPYRKRDGTSVRDALTHPYFAGHGYAAIRVDMRGNGESDGIMEDEYLPQEQDDALEVIDWITRQPWCSGAVGMIGISWGGFNGLQVAYRQPEALKAVITICSTDDRYADDIHYKGGAMLNENMGWSSTMLSYSSRPPDPALVGESWRETWLKRLEAEPLLIANWLDHQTRDEFWKHGSVCEDYARMTVPVLAVGGWSDAYSNAVPRMLENLPGFVRGIVGPWLHKYPHFAVPGPAIGFLQESLRWWDHWLKGIDRGVEQDPAFRVYMQNSVPPKAAYETRDGRWIGEPVWPSPNVEIKRFYLQDGRLKDIPGDKVETPIRSPETVGQAGGEYCMIWLGPEGPTDQRVDDAGSVCFETTALAARMEILGAPVLDLEIASDKPVAHLIARLNDIAPDGSATRITYGILNLTHRDSHEHPETLSPGKRYRVSLRLDDIAYAVPPGHRVRVALSTNYWPMIWPAPEAATITLQEGTSSLSLPLRPTDGTDAPYEPFAEAEAAPPLQKDILRPATNTRTITTDAETGLQKIAIFDDFGSDRIVEIDLTTDHVARETYSIQPGDPLSARMETHWSQGLSRGDWNVSTETYCTLTGDATRFHVTGRIEAYESGALIFEKDFEESIPRNML
- a CDS encoding methyl-accepting chemotaxis protein; this encodes MGQFQSVLKENALLQERTSAAHNAQAEEVDRREQILKSFEKEIGLILTEVAGATQRMEDVTRTMKDSVSGAAGSAEKARSASITAAAGAGGVSEAAASLDRSISDLGLVIRAAAESSALASQRAESTTATVGQLTTLAGEVGGFADIISTVAHQTNLLAMNATIEAARAGEMGRGFAVVAGEVKSLAGQTEDAALQISRQVAEMRSVIDAAVSAIGEAIESVASIDRNTQDAVSAMTAQTEATREIASSADGAAAASNEVNSGIASLAEATVQSEDAAREVDATADAMSALSRRLRMLSTSFFQDIRVAPAE
- a CDS encoding F0F1 ATP synthase subunit B, with protein sequence MEHDPTLLGLGATGWVAVAFIIFVVATIKPIVSKVGGMLDEKSAAIGAQLKEAEALREEAQAALANYQRLQRDALKEAEEIVGHAKEEAARIRKEAKQHLTESLKRREEQAAEKIARAEAQALQDVRNQAVELAMAATGNLLAEKMTPEVNEKIVKSAVADLPARLQ
- a CDS encoding AtpZ/AtpI family protein, with product MASEGLGMAMRIGVELVAGVGVGAGIGYLLDRWLGTGPWLLILFFFLGAAGGMMNVYRAATGEGLQMGYRRSPTDKRPDDRAGDE